Within the Gordonia westfalica genome, the region GGACGGTCCACGGTCGCAACAAGAAGGCGATCACCCTCGACCTCCGCTCCGACCGCGGCCGCGAGCTGTTCCTCGGCCTCGCCGACCGGGCGGACGTCATCGTCGAGAACTTCCGGCCCGGGACCCTCGAGCGTCTCGGCATCGGCCCGGACGTGCTCGCCGAGCGCAACCCGGGCATCATCGTCGTGCGGGTGTCCGGCTACGGCCAGACCGGACCCGATTCGACGCGCGCCGGCTATGCCTCGGTCGCCGAAGCAGCAAGCGGCCTGCGGTATCTCAACGGTTACCCGGGGCAATTGCCTCCGCGACTGGCACTTTCGCTCGGCGACACCCTCGCCGGCATGTTCGCCGCACAGGGCGCACTCGCTGCCCTGTATCGCCGCTCGGTGACCGGCAAGGGCCAGGTCGTCGACACCTCGCTCATCGAATCCTGTGTCGCCGTTCAGGAATCGGCGATCGCCGACTACGACGCCGGCGGCGTGGTGCGCGGGCCGTCGGGTACGCGTCTCGACGGGATCGCGCCGTCGAACCTCTACCCCACCAGCGAGGGCACGCATGTGATCATCGCGGCCAACCAGGACTCGGTGTTCGCGCGCCTCTGTCAGGCGATGGGTCAGCCAGAGCTCGCGACCGACGAGCGGTTCGCCGACCACGCGGCCCGCGGCCGCAACCAGGACGAGCTGGATGCGCTGATCGGCGAATGGTCGTCGCAGTACTCCCCCGACAAACTCACCGAGGTGCTGAGCGCCGCGGGCGTCGTGGTGGGACCGGTCAACACGGTCGCCGAAGTGGTCGCCGACCCACACCTGCAGGCACGCGGCATGATCGCCGAACACTACGACGAGCGAGCACAGCGCACCGTCCTCGGACCCGGCGTCGTCCCCCAGTTCAGCGAGACGCCCGGCGGCATCCGCAACGCCGGCCCGCCCGCGCCGGGGTGCGACAACGAGACCGTCTACGGCGAGTTGCTGGGGCTGTCGGCCGACGTGGTGGCCGAGCTGCGGGCCTCGGGCGTCATCTGACCGGCCCCTGAAATCCGCCCCTGGAAAGCGCCCCCCGAAAGCACCCGCCACAGGTCCGCGGGCGACCATATCGCCGACCTCGCTGAGCAGGGCGGCTCCCAGGGGCGGTTTGCAGCGGGAACCGGAGATAAGGACTCCTCAAGTAGAAAGTTCGGTGACCCGAAACTATAGTGTCGGCATGCCCAAGTTGAACGCTGCCCGCCGACTCCTGCCGGTCGGGGCACTCATCGCTGCGATCGGGATTCTCATCTCAGGCTGCACCCTCTCCAGCCGGCTCCCCGACGAGAAGGTCGTGCTGACCACCTTCACCGTGCTCGCCGACATCGCGTCGAACGTCGCGGGCGACCGCCTGCGCGTCGAGTCGATCACCAAACCGGGCGCGGAGATCCACGGCTACGAACCCACCCCCGGCGACATACGACGTGCCTCGACGGCCTCGCTCGTCGTGGACAACGGACTCAATCTCGAGGCCTGGTTCGGGCAGTTCGTCGACGGCCTCGACGTCGAGCACGTCGTGGCGAGCGAAGGCATCGATCCGATCGACATCGCCTCGGATGCCTATGCGGGCAAACCGAATCCGCATGCGTGGATGTCTCCGGTGAACGTCGGCATCTACGTCGACAATCTGGTCGACGCCTTCTCCGACCTCGACCCCGAGGGCGCCGAGGTATTCGCGGCCAACGGCGCGTCGTACAAGAAGCAGCTACAGCAGGTACAGACCGAACTGGTCTCCGCACTCGACCACCTGCCGCCCAACGAACGCGCACTGGTCACCTGCGAGGGCGCCTTCTCCTACCTCGCACGCGACGCCGGGCTCACCGAGCGCTACATCTGGCCGGTCAACGCCGAACAGCAGGCCACCCCGCAGCAGGTCGCGGCCGCCATCGACTTCGTGCGGAAGAACCGGGTGCCGGCGGTCTTCTGCGAGTCGACCGTGTCCGACGCCGCGATGCAGCAGGTCGTCGGCGCCACCGACGCCCGTTTCGGCGGCACGCTGTACGTCGACTCCCTCTCGGAGGCCGACGGCCCGGTCCCGACCTACCTCGACCTGATCCGCCACGACGCCCGGACCATCGTGACCGGGCTGACGGGAGACAACCGATGACCACCTCGCACGCCATCGAGGTCGACGACGTCACCGTGCGCTACGGCCGAATCCTCGCACTCGACCACGCTTCGGTCCGTGTGCCGACCGGCCGCGTCTGCGCTCTCGTCGGCATGAACGGATCGGGCAAGTCGACGCTGTTCAAGACCATCGTCGGGTCGGTCACCCCGACCACCGGTTCGGTCTCCCTCGCCGGCAAGACCCCCGCGGCCGCCCGCAAGTCCGGTCTCGTCGGGTACGTCCCGCAGTCCGAGGACATCGACTGGTCGTTCCCGCTCTCGGTACGCGACGTCGTGATGACCGGCCGCTACGGCCACCTCGGCTTCACCCGACGCCCCAAGCGCGCCGACCACGACGCCGTCGACGAGGCCCTGGCCCGCGTCGAACTCACCGACTACGCCGACCGCCAGATCGGTCAGCTCTCCGGAGGCCAGCGCAAACGCGCCTTCGTCGCCCGCGGCATCGCGCAGGAGGCGTCGATCCTCCTGCTCGACGAGCCGTTCGCCGGCGTCGACAAGCGCACCGAGGCGACGATCACCGCGCTGTTGCGCGAGCTCGCCGATTCCGGCGTGACGATCCTGGTGTCCACGCACGACCTCGCCGTCCTGCCGACGCTCGCCGACGAGGCGATCCTGTTGATGCGCCGGGTCGTCGCGCAGGGCGATCCGGAAGAGGTCATCACGACCGAAAACCTCGTGCGCGCCTTCGGACTGGATCCGCTCGAACGTCCCGCACGCGACCGCCAGGAGGAGGCGTCATGAGCATCGTCGACTATCTCCTCGACCCGTTCGCCTACGCCTTCATGACACGCGCACTGTGGGCGACGCTGATCGCGTCGGTCGTGTGCGCCCTGTTGTCGTGCTGGCTGGTTCTCATCGGCTGGTCGCTGATGGGTGACGCCGTCTCCCACGCGGTGCTGCCGGGCGTCGTCCTGGCCTATATCGTCGGCATCCCGTTCGCCATCGGCGCGGTCGTCTTCGGGTTCCTCGCGGTGGCGATGATCGGCGCTGTCCGCGACGGCGGCCGGGTGAAGGAGGACGCCGCGATCGGCATCGTCTTCACGACGCTGTTCGCCCTCGGCCTGGTGCTGATCTCGGTGACCCCGAGTCAAACCGACCTGAACCACATCATCTTCGGCAACCTGCTCGGTGTCTCGACGTCCGACCTGATCCAGATCGCCATCCTCGGCGCCATCGTCGCGGTGATCCTGCTGCTCAAGCGTCGCGACTTCACCCTCTACGCGTTCGACCCGACACACGCCTTCGCCATCGGGCTCAGCCCCAGACTCCTCGGCGCGGCACTCCTCGCACTTCTCGCGCTGACCGCCGTGACAGCGCTGCAGGTCGTCGGCATCGTGCTCGTCGTGGCGATGCTGATCATCCCCGGCGCAACGGCACAGCTACTCACCAACCGCTTCAGCCGGATGCTGCTCATCGCGCCGGCGACCTCCGCGCTGTGCGGCGTGATCGGCCTGTACGTGTCGTACTACCGGGACACCTCGCCCGGCGGCATGGTCGTTCTGGTGCAAGGGATCCTGTTCCTGCTCGTCTTCCTGTTCAGCCCGACCCACGGTGTCGTCAGCAAACGCCGTCGTCATCGCGAGAACACACTGGCCGACGCCGCCGCAACCTGAGAAGAGGCTTTGGCAGGAGATGCACAGGTAGGCGACAGCATCGGTCCAGACAGCGTCAGCATCATGGCGTTCACTTCCCGGGAGCAACCCGGACATGCCCGACAGTGAACAAAGGCAGACCCATGAACTCGACGCCGAACAATCCGACGCCCAACGCCAACGAACCGAACCAGATCCCCGACGCGCATCCGGACGCGGCAACCACCCCGATCGCGCCGACCCCCGCGGACGATCAGCCGACCGAGCAGATGTCCGAGACCGACCCCCGGGCGAGAGGTTTCGCAGGCCCCACACCCACCACTCCGCCGACGACCACGGAGAAGCCCAAGACGCCGATCCTGATCGCCGGCGGTCTGGGCGTCGCGGTGATCGCGGCCGCGCTCGGCTTCGGCGCCGGGTACGTCACCGGTGACACGACGTCGGACCGGCACGACCGCGTCGCCGTCTCTCGCGACGGCGGCGACTGGAACCCGGCAGAAGGTCGCGGCGGACAACACGGACACTTCCGCGGCGGACCAGACGGCGACGGCATGCGCGGCGGCCCCGGCGGGCCGGGACGTCCCGGCGACCAGGGACCGCGCGGGCAGCAGCCGAGCGACCGGGATTCGACGGAACAGGCGCCGCAGGCCCCGAGCCAGCAGCCGTCGGCCGAGCAGCAGCCCCAGGCCGGCTGACACAGCGATGGCGAAACGCAAAGCGCCCCACCTGCGAACAGGTGGGGCGCTTTGTCCGTGGAGCTGCCGGGAATTGAACCCGGGTCCTCCGTCGTGTTGGTAGGGCTTCTCCGTGTGCAGTCCGCTATGTCTCTACTTGGATCTCTCGGTCACGCGAACAAGCCGAGATGACGATCCCAGTCGCTGTTTGATGTTCCGACCTCACCCGCGACCGGCGAGGACGGTGAGCTCCCTGAGATGATGCCGGCATCCGGATTCGGGAGCACAATCCGGGCCGACAGACCAGCCGTCGCTACTTAGGCAGCGAGGGCGTAGTCGCGCTGATTGGAATCGGCGCTTAATTGGTTGCTGCGACGCTTATACGGTGGTCTCCAGCCTGCACCGACACGCTTCCCCTACCTCGACGCACGTAGTCGAAACCGATCAGCCCCGAGGAGGTATCCACTGACCGAAGTCAGCGAACACTTAAGTCTAACAAGTCGGACAGCGGACTTCATTCCGGTTTCGACCGAGCGAGCACGATAGGCGCATACATCTCGACGACGCGGTCTTCCCAGTCGTCGCCGACACTCCCCGACCTGGCCTTTTCGGCGACCAAAGTCCCGACGATCCCGTCGATCAGGGTGTCCGGGTCCACAGTCGACGCCACGAGCCCTCGACGCTTGCCGTCGTCGACGACGGCCGCGAGATCGGCTCGGTGCTTCGCCAGCGCCGTGCGAAAGATCTCGGTGAACGCGGGGTCGGCGTCGGTGAGCAGCGCCGCCATGCCGCCGAAGCCGATCCCGTCGGACACCATCGACGCCGCCTGCCGGACCACCCACCGAAGCCGCTGCTCCCCGGACAGTTCCTCGTCGGGGGCCGGCGGGGTCCCCACTGCGACGAGTGCGGCTGTCAACATCTCGTCCCGGTTCCGATACCGCCGGTAGATGGTCGTCCGCGCGACGCCGGAATGTGCCGCGACCGCCTCGATCGTCACCCCGGCCGGGCCTTTTGCGCGCAGCAGATCCAGCGCAGCCGTGATGATCTTCGAGTTGCTGTCAGCAGGCACCCGCGGAACCCTTCGTCGTCGAAACCGGT harbors:
- a CDS encoding CaiB/BaiF CoA transferase family protein, which encodes MTDNTAAPAVPPGPLEGVTVLELGTLIAGPHAARLLGDMGADVIKIEPPGKPDPIRTWGQAEVDGHRFYWTVHGRNKKAITLDLRSDRGRELFLGLADRADVIVENFRPGTLERLGIGPDVLAERNPGIIVVRVSGYGQTGPDSTRAGYASVAEAASGLRYLNGYPGQLPPRLALSLGDTLAGMFAAQGALAALYRRSVTGKGQVVDTSLIESCVAVQESAIADYDAGGVVRGPSGTRLDGIAPSNLYPTSEGTHVIIAANQDSVFARLCQAMGQPELATDERFADHAARGRNQDELDALIGEWSSQYSPDKLTEVLSAAGVVVGPVNTVAEVVADPHLQARGMIAEHYDERAQRTVLGPGVVPQFSETPGGIRNAGPPAPGCDNETVYGELLGLSADVVAELRASGVI
- a CDS encoding metal ABC transporter substrate-binding protein, whose protein sequence is MPKLNAARRLLPVGALIAAIGILISGCTLSSRLPDEKVVLTTFTVLADIASNVAGDRLRVESITKPGAEIHGYEPTPGDIRRASTASLVVDNGLNLEAWFGQFVDGLDVEHVVASEGIDPIDIASDAYAGKPNPHAWMSPVNVGIYVDNLVDAFSDLDPEGAEVFAANGASYKKQLQQVQTELVSALDHLPPNERALVTCEGAFSYLARDAGLTERYIWPVNAEQQATPQQVAAAIDFVRKNRVPAVFCESTVSDAAMQQVVGATDARFGGTLYVDSLSEADGPVPTYLDLIRHDARTIVTGLTGDNR
- a CDS encoding metal ABC transporter ATP-binding protein; this encodes MTTSHAIEVDDVTVRYGRILALDHASVRVPTGRVCALVGMNGSGKSTLFKTIVGSVTPTTGSVSLAGKTPAAARKSGLVGYVPQSEDIDWSFPLSVRDVVMTGRYGHLGFTRRPKRADHDAVDEALARVELTDYADRQIGQLSGGQRKRAFVARGIAQEASILLLDEPFAGVDKRTEATITALLRELADSGVTILVSTHDLAVLPTLADEAILLMRRVVAQGDPEEVITTENLVRAFGLDPLERPARDRQEEAS
- a CDS encoding metal ABC transporter permease, with protein sequence MSIVDYLLDPFAYAFMTRALWATLIASVVCALLSCWLVLIGWSLMGDAVSHAVLPGVVLAYIVGIPFAIGAVVFGFLAVAMIGAVRDGGRVKEDAAIGIVFTTLFALGLVLISVTPSQTDLNHIIFGNLLGVSTSDLIQIAILGAIVAVILLLKRRDFTLYAFDPTHAFAIGLSPRLLGAALLALLALTAVTALQVVGIVLVVAMLIIPGATAQLLTNRFSRMLLIAPATSALCGVIGLYVSYYRDTSPGGMVVLVQGILFLLVFLFSPTHGVVSKRRRHRENTLADAAAT
- a CDS encoding TetR/AcrR family transcriptional regulator codes for the protein MPADSNSKIITAALDLLRAKGPAGVTIEAVAAHSGVARTTIYRRYRNRDEMLTAALVAVGTPPAPDEELSGEQRLRWVVRQAASMVSDGIGFGGMAALLTDADPAFTEIFRTALAKHRADLAAVVDDGKRRGLVASTVDPDTLIDGIVGTLVAEKARSGSVGDDWEDRVVEMYAPIVLARSKPE